A DNA window from Halomonas zincidurans B6 contains the following coding sequences:
- a CDS encoding DUF3034 family protein: protein MMHQNLKCLALAAGLSVAALMATSAEAGSRLLATGGVTQIEGAAGGGLSPWGVLAGTASDTEVAVTASASAAELDDYGLRVEGVAFNWRDRLEVSYARQHLDLDTLGGDLEQAIYGAKLRLFGDPLYHPWGSWSLGIQHKRLREGQALARAVGAEATQGNDVYLAGSKLLFDAVAGRNLLVNLTLRSTRANQGGLLGFGGDRESERSLVMEGSLGLFLTPRWVVGMEYRQKPDNLGFAEEDAWQDLFTAVFIDKHVSLTGAWLDLGDIAGLDNQRGGYLSLQLAF, encoded by the coding sequence ATGATGCATCAGAACTTGAAGTGCCTCGCCCTGGCGGCCGGGCTGAGTGTGGCAGCGCTGATGGCGACCTCGGCCGAGGCGGGCAGCCGCCTGCTGGCGACTGGCGGAGTCACCCAGATCGAGGGTGCGGCGGGTGGGGGCCTCTCGCCATGGGGCGTGCTGGCCGGCACCGCCAGCGATACCGAAGTGGCGGTGACTGCCAGCGCGAGCGCGGCCGAGCTCGACGACTACGGGCTGCGGGTCGAGGGCGTGGCATTCAACTGGCGCGACCGGCTCGAAGTCTCCTATGCCCGTCAGCATCTCGATCTCGATACCCTGGGTGGCGATCTCGAGCAGGCAATCTACGGCGCCAAGCTGCGGCTGTTCGGCGACCCGCTCTACCACCCCTGGGGCAGCTGGAGCCTCGGCATCCAGCACAAGCGGCTCCGCGAAGGGCAGGCGCTGGCCCGCGCGGTGGGGGCCGAGGCGACCCAGGGCAATGACGTCTATCTGGCCGGCAGCAAGCTGCTGTTCGATGCGGTGGCCGGACGCAACCTGCTGGTCAATTTGACGCTGCGCTCGACCCGGGCCAACCAGGGTGGATTGCTGGGCTTCGGCGGCGATCGCGAATCGGAGCGCTCGCTGGTGATGGAAGGTTCGCTGGGGCTGTTCCTGACTCCCCGCTGGGTGGTAGGCATGGAGTATCGCCAGAAACCCGACAATCTCGGCTTTGCCGAGGAGGACGCCTGGCAGGATCTGTTCACGGCGGTATTCATCGACAAGCATGTCTCGTTGACCGGCGCGTGGCTCGATCTCGGCGACATCGCCGGGCTCGACAATCAGCGCGGCGGCTATCTGTCGCTGCAATTGGCCTTTTGA
- the dxs gene encoding 1-deoxy-D-xylulose-5-phosphate synthase, protein MKLFDEIPVERPATPLLDTIDTPAALRAMNAAQLDTLADELRAYLLYSVGCSGGHFGAGLGVVELTIALHHALETPHDRVVWDVGHQAYPHKILTGRREAMHSIRQFGGLAAFPRRAESQYDTFGVGHSSTSISAALGMALAARTRGEKRRVCAVIGDGALTAGMAFEALAHAGHVDANLLVVLNDNEMSISENVGGMASYLAHIFSSKTYISVREGGKKVLSRLPGALELARRTEEHMKGMVSPATLFEEMGFNYIGPIDGHDLPGLVQTLRNLRDLDGPQFLHIKTCKGKGFRPAEADPIGYHAITKLEKGAPEPAPKVEPLSPSDQPPVVLRAEPRKYCNVFGDWLCDMAAADARLIGITPAMREGSDLVRFSREYPERYYDVAIAEQHALTLAAGFACEGMKPVVAIYSTFLQRGYDQLIHDIAVQHLDVTFAIDRAGLVGEDGPTHHGALDLSYLRCVPGLVILAPADEAECRAMLSTAYHHIGPAAVRYPRGKGPGSLLPESLETLEIGRAEARRTGGGDVALLAFGSLNGPAAEVAERLDATHINMRSVKPLDRQAVLDAARAHRLVVTLEESVIAGGAGSGVNELLAAEGVQVALLNLGLPDAFVEHGKPGELLKSCGLDAGGIEASIRRRLAADPSS, encoded by the coding sequence ATGAAGCTGTTCGACGAGATTCCTGTCGAGCGCCCGGCGACGCCGTTGCTCGACACCATCGATACGCCCGCCGCGCTGCGTGCCATGAACGCGGCCCAGCTCGATACGCTGGCCGATGAGCTGCGCGCCTACCTGCTCTACAGCGTGGGCTGCAGCGGTGGCCACTTCGGCGCCGGGCTGGGCGTGGTCGAGCTGACCATCGCCCTGCATCACGCCCTCGAGACGCCCCACGACCGAGTCGTCTGGGATGTCGGCCACCAGGCCTACCCGCACAAGATCCTCACCGGGCGCCGCGAGGCGATGCACAGCATCCGCCAGTTCGGCGGGCTGGCGGCGTTTCCGCGTCGCGCCGAGTCGCAGTACGACACCTTCGGCGTCGGCCATTCCAGCACCTCGATCAGCGCCGCGCTGGGCATGGCGCTGGCCGCGCGCACCCGCGGCGAGAAGCGCCGGGTGTGCGCGGTGATCGGCGACGGCGCGCTGACCGCCGGGATGGCCTTCGAGGCGCTGGCCCACGCCGGCCACGTCGACGCCAACCTGCTGGTGGTGCTCAATGACAACGAGATGTCGATCTCCGAGAACGTCGGCGGCATGGCCAGCTACCTGGCGCACATCTTCTCCAGCAAGACCTACATCAGCGTGCGCGAGGGCGGCAAGAAGGTACTCTCGCGGCTGCCCGGCGCGCTCGAGCTGGCGCGGCGCACCGAGGAACACATGAAGGGCATGGTCAGCCCGGCGACGCTGTTCGAGGAGATGGGCTTCAACTACATCGGCCCGATCGACGGTCACGATCTGCCGGGATTGGTGCAGACGCTGCGCAACCTGCGCGATCTCGACGGCCCGCAGTTTCTGCACATCAAGACCTGCAAGGGCAAGGGCTTCCGCCCGGCGGAGGCCGACCCGATCGGCTATCACGCCATCACCAAGCTCGAGAAGGGCGCCCCTGAACCGGCGCCGAAGGTGGAGCCGCTGTCGCCCAGCGACCAGCCCCCGGTAGTCCTCAGGGCCGAGCCGCGCAAGTATTGCAACGTGTTCGGCGACTGGCTGTGCGACATGGCCGCCGCCGATGCGCGGTTGATCGGCATCACCCCGGCGATGCGCGAAGGCTCCGACCTGGTGCGCTTCTCCAGGGAGTATCCCGAGCGCTACTACGACGTGGCGATCGCCGAGCAGCACGCGCTGACCCTGGCTGCCGGCTTCGCCTGCGAGGGCATGAAGCCGGTGGTGGCGATCTATTCGACCTTCCTGCAACGCGGCTACGACCAGCTGATCCATGACATCGCCGTGCAGCACCTCGACGTGACCTTCGCCATTGACCGCGCCGGGCTGGTCGGCGAGGACGGCCCGACCCATCACGGTGCGCTGGATCTTTCCTACCTGCGCTGCGTGCCGGGCCTGGTGATCCTGGCGCCGGCCGACGAGGCCGAATGCCGGGCGATGCTCAGCACCGCCTATCATCATATCGGCCCCGCGGCGGTACGCTATCCGCGCGGCAAGGGCCCCGGCTCACTGCTGCCCGAGAGTCTGGAGACTCTCGAGATCGGCCGCGCCGAGGCGCGTCGGACAGGCGGCGGCGACGTCGCCCTGCTGGCCTTCGGCAGTCTCAACGGCCCGGCCGCCGAGGTCGCCGAACGCCTCGACGCCACGCATATCAACATGCGCTCGGTGAAACCGCTGGACCGTCAGGCGGTGCTCGACGCGGCGCGCGCTCATCGGCTGGTGGTGACCCTCGAGGAGAGCGTGATCGCCGGCGGCGCGGGTAGTGGCGTCAACGAACTGTTGGCCGCCGAGGGCGTGCAGGTGGCATTGCTCAACCTGGGCCTGCCCGATGCCTTCGTCGAGCACGGCAAGCCCGGCGAGCTGCTTAAGTCCTGCGGGCTTGATGCCGGCGGCATCGAGGCATCGATTCGCCGTCGGCTGGCCGCCGATCCTTCATCATGA
- a CDS encoding farnesyl diphosphate synthase, with protein sequence MIDETMEWPLRLSADQARINAELEELFAHRDTPADRLEAAMRYAVLGNGKRLRAVLVYTAGRALGADDETLDPAAVAIELIHAYSLVHDDLPAMDDDDLRRGQPTVHKAFDEATAILAGDALQTLAFEWLADAGHGRLAAMIRVLAQAAGRDGMVAGQALDLGVVGGRIDAEALAQIHRYKTGALIRAAVLLGGLTAVPMSDPRLQHLERYASAIGLAFQIHDDILDVTGDTATLGKASGADAARDKPSYPALMGLEAARAKADELLDEALAVIAPLGEAGEPLAGLARYMIERDY encoded by the coding sequence ATGATCGATGAAACCATGGAATGGCCGCTGCGCCTGAGTGCCGATCAGGCGCGCATCAATGCCGAGCTCGAGGAGCTCTTCGCCCATCGCGACACGCCCGCCGATCGGCTCGAGGCGGCGATGCGCTACGCCGTGCTGGGCAACGGCAAGCGCCTGCGCGCGGTGCTGGTGTACACCGCCGGGCGCGCGCTGGGCGCCGACGATGAAACGCTCGATCCGGCGGCGGTGGCGATCGAACTGATCCATGCCTATTCGCTGGTCCACGACGACCTGCCGGCGATGGACGACGACGACCTGCGGCGTGGCCAGCCCACGGTGCACAAGGCCTTCGACGAGGCCACCGCGATTCTCGCCGGCGACGCCTTGCAGACGCTGGCCTTCGAATGGCTGGCCGACGCCGGCCATGGGCGGCTGGCGGCGATGATCCGGGTGTTGGCCCAGGCCGCCGGCCGCGATGGCATGGTCGCCGGCCAGGCGCTCGACCTGGGCGTGGTCGGCGGGCGCATCGACGCCGAGGCGCTGGCCCAGATCCATCGCTACAAGACCGGCGCGCTGATTCGCGCCGCGGTGCTGCTGGGCGGGCTGACGGCGGTGCCGATGAGCGACCCGCGACTGCAGCACCTGGAGCGTTACGCCAGCGCCATCGGCCTGGCCTTCCAGATCCATGACGACATTCTCGATGTCACCGGCGATACCGCCACGCTGGGCAAGGCCTCGGGCGCCGACGCCGCCCGCGACAAACCCTCCTATCCGGCCCTGATGGGCCTCGAGGCGGCTCGCGCCAAGGCCGACGAGCTGCTCGACGAGGCGCTGGCGGTGATCGCCCCGCTGGGCGAGGCCGGTGAGCCGTTGGCCGGTCTGGCCCGCTACATGATCGAGCGCGACTATTAA
- a CDS encoding group I truncated hemoglobin, whose translation MTRLRSAFLVLVLLLAGCAGSGAKPPPTLYQQLGGEAGVSAIVEDFAYRVADDPQLVGFFANTNIDHLVASLEQQFCAVSDGPCVYQGPPMDKVHQYMGIRETDFNRLVGKLQAALLAQGVPAAARNQLLKRLAAMHDDVMRRQDG comes from the coding sequence ATGACTCGCCTGCGTAGCGCTTTTCTCGTCCTTGTGTTGCTGTTGGCCGGCTGTGCCGGCTCGGGCGCCAAACCGCCACCGACACTGTATCAACAGCTCGGCGGCGAAGCGGGCGTTAGCGCCATCGTCGAGGACTTCGCCTATCGGGTCGCCGACGACCCGCAACTGGTGGGATTCTTCGCCAATACCAACATCGACCACCTGGTGGCGTCGCTGGAACAGCAGTTCTGCGCGGTCAGCGACGGCCCCTGCGTCTATCAGGGCCCGCCGATGGACAAGGTGCACCAGTACATGGGCATTCGCGAGACCGATTTCAATCGGCTGGTCGGCAAGTTGCAGGCGGCGTTGCTGGCACAGGGCGTACCCGCCGCGGCGCGCAATCAACTGCTCAAGCGCCTGGCAGCGATGCATGACGATGTGATGCGTCGTCAAGACGGCTAA
- a CDS encoding putative bifunctional diguanylate cyclase/phosphodiesterase, with product MSFRRRLLLVMLAVVCVAQLVTAAATLLTIRQDVLQKGEQELDVSLGVMRQLLDERGQQLRNNVAILTADFGFKSAISSQDVGTLASVLANHGARAGADIVLLADPKGDILASSNHAPGTPIGFSRLWQQAQRDGQAIGVILEADLPYQFVLLPVGAPNLVGWVGMGFLLDGQLADEIGRLTRLQVSFLVDGGAPAGSAATKYVAGALKSQPDTAIAGLAASLAQGSYLKHSGLDESLDALTRAALLKEDDSAGADAGRVYAIIQNPWTDLLAIFQALSWQLLAIFALTLLLTVLAAAISARGISLPLMRLAEAAQRIGRGERLEGMRVASQGELGMLANTLMTMQEDIAERERQQLYQACHDQLTDLANRHSAQQDIDAAAARELPFTLLRLSISGFRDINDTFGYATGDQVLVRLAQRLRELPAPLRQAYRLGGDEFLLTIDGPQTQDDWLKAVRKRLAQPIELDHGALRLKLVYGEVNFPRHGSNGYLLLRRAEVAMDMAQQANLGYLRYMEGQDEQHLRQLTLARDLQEAAARQQLSLVYQPKIAAAGGELVSFEALMRWRHPELGFIAPDEFIALAERSGFIGRLTQWMLHTVCRQLADWQRQGQCVNVAINLSAQDVVDPGLPGMVRQALDEHGLDAGRLALEVTESAIIQDPTLARTMLGELCDSGLHIAIDDYGTGYSSLSQLKSLPVRELKIDKSFILKLDQQSDDRIIVRSTIELGHNLGLEVVAEGVETLASRELLTALGCDYLQGYLISRPLPAEQVLDWIDTYRRCKADT from the coding sequence ATGTCGTTTCGCCGGCGCTTGCTACTGGTCATGCTGGCGGTGGTGTGCGTCGCTCAGTTGGTGACGGCCGCCGCCACCTTGCTGACCATCCGCCAGGATGTGTTGCAAAAGGGTGAGCAGGAGTTGGATGTCAGCCTCGGCGTTATGCGTCAGCTACTCGATGAGCGTGGCCAGCAGCTACGCAACAACGTGGCCATCCTGACCGCGGATTTTGGCTTCAAAAGTGCTATCAGCTCGCAGGATGTCGGCACTCTGGCAAGCGTTCTTGCCAATCATGGCGCGCGTGCTGGTGCCGATATCGTGCTGTTGGCCGACCCCAAGGGCGATATCCTCGCCAGCAGCAACCATGCCCCCGGCACCCCGATCGGGTTTTCCCGACTATGGCAGCAGGCCCAGCGCGATGGTCAGGCGATCGGCGTAATCCTTGAGGCGGACCTGCCCTATCAGTTCGTGCTGCTGCCGGTGGGCGCGCCCAATCTGGTGGGCTGGGTGGGAATGGGCTTTTTACTCGATGGTCAACTGGCCGACGAGATCGGCCGCTTGACCCGTTTGCAGGTCAGCTTTCTGGTGGATGGCGGTGCGCCGGCGGGAAGCGCTGCAACGAAGTATGTCGCCGGTGCGCTGAAAAGCCAGCCGGACACCGCTATCGCCGGCTTGGCCGCCTCGCTGGCGCAAGGAAGCTACTTGAAGCACAGTGGTCTCGACGAATCGCTGGATGCCCTGACGCGGGCGGCGCTACTGAAGGAAGATGATTCCGCGGGGGCGGATGCGGGACGGGTCTATGCCATTATCCAGAACCCGTGGACCGACCTGCTGGCGATCTTCCAGGCATTGAGCTGGCAGTTGCTGGCCATCTTTGCGTTGACGCTGCTGCTGACCGTGCTGGCCGCCGCCATCAGTGCGCGGGGCATATCATTACCCTTGATGAGGTTGGCCGAAGCCGCTCAGCGTATCGGCCGCGGTGAGCGACTCGAGGGAATGCGGGTTGCCTCTCAGGGTGAGCTAGGCATGTTGGCCAACACCCTGATGACCATGCAAGAGGACATTGCCGAGCGCGAGCGACAGCAATTGTATCAGGCTTGTCACGACCAGCTGACCGACCTTGCCAATCGTCACTCGGCGCAGCAGGACATCGATGCCGCCGCGGCCCGTGAGCTGCCGTTTACGCTGTTGCGGCTGTCGATCAGCGGCTTTCGCGATATCAACGACACCTTCGGCTACGCCACGGGCGACCAAGTGCTGGTGCGGCTCGCCCAACGTCTGCGCGAGTTGCCGGCGCCGCTGCGCCAGGCCTACCGCCTGGGCGGCGATGAGTTCCTGCTGACCATCGACGGCCCCCAGACCCAGGACGATTGGCTGAAGGCGGTACGCAAGCGTCTTGCCCAGCCTATCGAGCTCGACCATGGCGCGCTGCGGCTCAAGCTGGTCTATGGCGAGGTAAACTTTCCACGCCACGGCAGCAATGGCTACTTGTTGTTGAGACGCGCGGAGGTCGCCATGGACATGGCGCAGCAGGCCAACCTCGGTTACCTGCGCTACATGGAAGGCCAGGACGAACAGCATCTGCGCCAGTTGACCCTGGCTCGCGATCTGCAGGAGGCGGCGGCGCGTCAGCAACTGAGCCTGGTCTATCAGCCCAAGATCGCCGCCGCAGGCGGTGAGCTGGTTTCTTTCGAGGCGCTGATGCGCTGGCGGCATCCCGAGCTGGGATTCATTGCGCCGGACGAATTCATCGCCCTGGCCGAGCGCTCCGGTTTCATCGGCCGGCTGACCCAGTGGATGCTCCACACGGTATGTCGTCAACTGGCCGACTGGCAGCGTCAGGGGCAGTGCGTGAACGTGGCGATCAACCTGTCGGCCCAGGACGTGGTTGATCCGGGTCTGCCGGGAATGGTCCGGCAGGCGCTCGACGAGCACGGCCTGGATGCCGGGCGGCTGGCGCTGGAAGTCACCGAGAGCGCGATCATCCAGGATCCCACGCTGGCTCGTACCATGCTCGGCGAGCTTTGCGACAGCGGCCTGCACATCGCCATCGACGACTACGGCACCGGCTATTCGTCGCTGTCGCAGCTCAAGAGCCTGCCGGTTCGCGAGTTGAAGATCGACAAGTCGTTCATCCTCAAGCTCGATCAGCAGTCCGACGACCGGATCATCGTGCGTTCGACCATCGAGCTTGGCCACAACCTGGGGCTCGAGGTGGTTGCCGAAGGCGTCGAGACCCTAGCCTCTCGCGAACTGCTGACGGCGCTGGGCTGCGACTATCTGCAGGGCTATCTGATTTCACGTCCCTTGCCGGCCGAGCAGGTGCTCGACTGGATCGACACCTATCGACGCTGCAAGGCCGACACTTGA
- the trhA gene encoding PAQR family membrane homeostasis protein TrhA codes for MPDSRLRNTTAHPGDDAYSLLEELLHCISHGIGAALALAGMVVLIALASLATHVDPWKIVGVSLYGATLVLLYSASTLYHGVRRPRLKRALKVVDHCAIYALIAGTYTPFLLVNLRGPLGWTLFAVIWSLAIGGIALKLIWPQRFGVLRVAVYLVMGWLIVLASDAMGTYLSDTSITLLVAGGITYTLGVVFYAIRAIPFHHAIWHLFVLGGSVFHYFAVYTAVLAPQA; via the coding sequence ATGCCCGATTCCCGTTTGCGCAATACGACCGCTCATCCGGGCGACGATGCCTACAGTCTGCTCGAGGAGCTGCTGCACTGCATCAGTCACGGCATCGGCGCGGCCCTCGCCCTGGCCGGCATGGTGGTGCTGATCGCGCTGGCCAGCCTCGCCACCCACGTCGACCCCTGGAAGATCGTCGGCGTCAGCCTCTACGGCGCCACTCTGGTGCTGCTCTACAGCGCCTCGACGCTCTACCACGGCGTGCGCCGGCCACGCCTCAAGCGCGCGCTCAAGGTGGTCGATCATTGCGCGATCTACGCGCTGATCGCCGGTACCTACACGCCCTTTTTACTGGTCAATCTGCGCGGCCCGCTGGGTTGGACGCTGTTCGCCGTCATCTGGTCGCTGGCGATCGGCGGCATCGCCCTCAAGCTGATCTGGCCGCAGCGCTTCGGCGTGCTGCGGGTGGCGGTCTACCTGGTGATGGGCTGGCTGATCGTGCTCGCCAGCGACGCCATGGGCACCTATCTCTCCGATACCAGCATTACGCTGCTGGTGGCCGGCGGCATCACCTACACGCTGGGCGTGGTGTTCTACGCGATCCGCGCGATCCCCTTCCACCACGCCATCTGGCATCTGTTCGTGCTCGGCGGCAGCGTGTTTCACTACTTCGCGGTCTACACCGCGGTGCTCGCGCCCCAGGCCTGA
- the xseB gene encoding exodeoxyribonuclease VII small subunit, producing MPDKDPAAPADREAPPEDFAATLERLEALVGQLEAGELTLEASLAAFEQGVRLTRDAQRRLDAAELQVQALVEQPDGRFEATPFTAPNPPSESGNDR from the coding sequence ATGCCAGACAAGGACCCCGCAGCGCCCGCGGATCGCGAGGCGCCGCCCGAGGATTTCGCCGCCACCCTGGAGCGGCTCGAGGCGCTGGTCGGCCAGCTCGAAGCCGGCGAGCTGACGCTGGAGGCGTCGCTGGCGGCCTTCGAGCAGGGCGTGCGGTTGACCCGCGATGCCCAGCGCCGGCTCGATGCCGCCGAGCTCCAGGTCCAGGCGCTGGTCGAACAGCCCGACGGACGCTTCGAAGCGACGCCGTTCACGGCTCCCAATCCGCCCTCGGAGAGCGGCAATGATCGATGA
- a CDS encoding alpha/beta fold hydrolase: protein MGNILLALGVVLLAASALGLWGLHRFSARLARRAEADVPPAGRFVDTPEGRVHLVEAGQGPPLVLIHGLGGQLQHFTYALVERLAGDFHVIVVDRPGSGYSERSADDAGLATQARQIRAAWRALGVERPWLVGHSLGGAVALALAEDYPDEVAGLALLAPLTAQEAEVPPAFRGMAIRSPRWRRIVADTFAAPLGVRYASRLLAAIFAPEPVPADFATRGGGLLAMRPQAFYANSSDLVMLESDLPALIRRYPELRLPVTILFGERDRILDPARHGTAVRGKVPGLSVETLPGAGHMLPLTRPDETAAFIRRVVARACE from the coding sequence ATGGGCAACATTCTGCTGGCGCTGGGCGTCGTTCTGCTGGCGGCCAGCGCGCTGGGCCTGTGGGGGCTGCATCGCTTCAGCGCGCGCCTCGCCCGCCGCGCCGAGGCCGACGTGCCGCCGGCCGGGCGCTTCGTCGACACGCCCGAGGGGCGCGTGCATCTGGTCGAAGCCGGCCAGGGGCCGCCGCTGGTGCTGATCCACGGGCTGGGCGGGCAGCTGCAGCACTTCACCTACGCCCTGGTCGAGCGGTTGGCCGGCGACTTTCATGTGATCGTCGTGGACCGGCCCGGCTCGGGCTACTCCGAGCGCAGCGCAGACGATGCCGGCCTCGCCACCCAGGCCCGGCAGATTCGCGCTGCCTGGCGCGCCTTGGGCGTCGAGCGGCCATGGCTGGTCGGCCATTCGCTGGGCGGCGCGGTGGCGCTGGCGCTGGCCGAGGACTATCCCGACGAGGTGGCGGGTCTGGCGCTGCTGGCGCCGTTGACCGCTCAGGAAGCCGAGGTGCCGCCGGCCTTTCGCGGCATGGCGATCCGCTCGCCGCGCTGGCGACGCATCGTCGCCGACACCTTTGCCGCGCCGCTCGGCGTGCGCTATGCATCGCGCCTGCTGGCCGCGATCTTCGCCCCCGAGCCGGTGCCCGCCGACTTTGCGACACGCGGCGGCGGCCTGCTGGCGATGCGCCCGCAAGCCTTCTACGCCAACTCGAGCGATCTGGTGATGCTCGAGAGCGACTTGCCGGCACTGATTCGCCGTTATCCTGAGCTGCGCCTGCCGGTGACGATCCTGTTCGGCGAGCGCGACCGGATACTCGACCCGGCACGCCACGGCACGGCCGTGCGAGGCAAGGTGCCCGGCCTGAGCGTGGAGACCCTGCCTGGTGCGGGCCACATGCTGCCGCTCACCCGCCCCGACGAGACCGCGGCGTTCATCCGCCGGGTGGTGGCCCGAGCCTGCGAATGA
- the djlA gene encoding co-chaperone DjlA, which translates to MAILIGAILGYMIGRWPGLLIGALLGYWLGRRLARGIGVARVAQLQMQFLDSTFAVMGCICKADGQVTDAEVQVAETLFTRMRMSGDMRNRARDAFERGKADDFDLDAELAEVRRVTRGQRALLQVFLQVQLSAIAADGKLDPAEHEMILRVARGLGCSEAEIAQIEAMLRGEAGQAGGGPPSGQALEDAYRVLGVERDASDAELKRAYRRLMSQNHPDKLAGKGLPESMREIAEARTREITHAYDQIKQARAAGS; encoded by the coding sequence ATGGCAATCCTGATCGGGGCGATTCTGGGGTACATGATCGGCCGCTGGCCGGGGCTGTTGATCGGCGCGCTGCTCGGCTACTGGCTCGGCCGGCGCCTGGCCCGCGGCATCGGCGTCGCCCGGGTCGCCCAGTTGCAGATGCAGTTTCTGGATTCGACCTTCGCGGTGATGGGCTGCATCTGCAAGGCCGACGGCCAGGTCACCGACGCCGAGGTCCAGGTCGCCGAGACGCTGTTCACGCGCATGCGCATGAGCGGCGACATGCGCAACCGCGCCCGCGACGCCTTCGAGCGCGGCAAGGCCGACGACTTCGATCTCGACGCCGAGCTCGCCGAGGTACGGCGCGTCACCCGCGGCCAGCGTGCGTTGCTGCAGGTATTCCTGCAGGTCCAGCTGTCGGCGATCGCCGCCGACGGCAAGCTCGACCCGGCCGAGCACGAGATGATCCTGCGGGTGGCCCGCGGGCTGGGCTGCTCGGAGGCCGAGATCGCCCAGATCGAGGCGATGCTGCGTGGCGAGGCCGGCCAGGCGGGCGGTGGGCCGCCGTCCGGCCAGGCCCTGGAGGACGCCTACCGGGTACTCGGCGTCGAGCGCGACGCCAGCGATGCCGAGCTCAAGCGCGCCTATCGCCGGCTGATGAGTCAGAACCATCCCGACAAGCTGGCCGGCAAGGGCCTGCCCGAGAGCATGCGCGAGATCGCCGAGGCGCGGACCCGCGAGATCACTCACGCCTACGACCAGATCAAGCAGGCCCGCGCCGCCGGCAGTTGA
- the serA gene encoding phosphoglycerate dehydrogenase has product MAKTSLDKSKIKILLLEGIHQSAVDNFLNAGYTNIEHLQTSLDEDTLIDKIRDVHFIGIRSRTQLNARVFAAAEKLTAVGCFCIGTNQVDLDAALARGIPVFNAPYSNTRSVAELVLAESIMLLRGIPEKSARAHQGGWLKSAKNAHEARGKTLGIVGYGNIGAQLSVLAESVGLDVIFYDTITKLGMGNARQVGSLQELLARADVVSLHVPDLPSTRWMIGKEQLALMKQGSILINASRGSVVVIEELAEALNSGRLLGAAIDVFPVEPKANAEEFVSPLRGLENVILTPHIGGSTLEAQENIGIEVAEKLITYSDNGTTITSVNFPEVALPAHPDKHRLLHIHDNVPGVLSEINRVLSENGINIAGQFLQTNPQVGYVVVDVDKAYGAQALEAIKQVDHTLRTRALYSQTNFEE; this is encoded by the coding sequence ATGGCCAAAACGTCCCTGGACAAGAGCAAGATCAAGATCCTGCTGCTTGAGGGCATTCATCAGTCGGCGGTGGATAACTTCCTGAACGCCGGTTACACCAATATCGAGCATCTGCAGACCTCACTGGACGAGGACACGCTGATCGACAAGATCCGCGACGTCCACTTCATCGGCATTCGTTCGCGCACCCAGCTCAACGCGCGGGTGTTCGCCGCCGCCGAGAAGCTCACCGCGGTGGGCTGCTTCTGCATCGGCACCAACCAGGTCGATCTCGACGCCGCCCTGGCGCGCGGCATTCCGGTGTTCAACGCGCCCTACTCCAACACCCGCTCGGTGGCGGAACTGGTGCTGGCCGAATCGATCATGCTGCTGCGCGGGATCCCCGAGAAGAGCGCCCGCGCGCATCAGGGCGGCTGGCTGAAGTCGGCCAAGAACGCTCACGAGGCGCGCGGCAAGACGCTGGGCATCGTCGGCTACGGCAACATCGGCGCCCAGCTGTCGGTGCTCGCCGAGTCGGTGGGCCTCGACGTGATCTTCTACGACACCATCACCAAGCTGGGCATGGGCAACGCCCGCCAGGTCGGCAGCCTGCAAGAGTTGCTGGCGCGCGCCGACGTGGTCAGCCTGCACGTCCCCGACCTGCCCTCGACGCGCTGGATGATCGGCAAGGAACAGCTGGCGCTGATGAAGCAGGGCAGCATCCTGATCAACGCCTCGCGCGGCAGCGTGGTGGTGATCGAGGAGCTCGCCGAGGCGCTCAACAGCGGCCGGCTGCTGGGCGCGGCGATCGACGTCTTCCCGGTCGAGCCCAAGGCCAACGCCGAGGAGTTCGTCTCGCCGCTGCGCGGGCTCGAGAACGTGATCCTCACTCCGCACATCGGCGGCTCGACCCTCGAGGCCCAGGAGAACATCGGCATCGAGGTCGCCGAGAAGCTGATCACCTACTCCGACAACGGCACCACCATCACTTCGGTCAACTTCCCCGAGGTGGCGCTGCCCGCCCACCCGGACAAGCACCGCCTGCTGCACATCCACGACAACGTGCCCGGGGTGCTCTCCGAGATCAACCGCGTGCTGTCCGAGAACGGCATCAACATCGCCGGCCAGTTCCTGCAGACCAACCCGCAGGTCGGCTACGTGGTGGTCGACGTCGACAAGGCCTACGGCGCCCAGGCGCTGGAGGCGATCAAGCAGGTCGATCACACCCTGCGCACCCGCGCGCTCTATTCGCAAACCAATTTCGAAGAGTAA